DNA from Parageobacillus thermoglucosidasius:
CCTTGACGGCGTCTGCATGTATAGAGAACGGACCAGTATCATCATCGCCGCATGATGATACTGTCCGCTTCTTTTATTTGGGCGAAAGATTGGACGCCGGTCCCGCCCGCCGTTATGTTGCCGACATCGGATCATTTATGAAAAAGATTGAACGGTGAAAACAAATGGATAGGGAGGAGTAGAAACGATGAAACAGACTATCCGCAATATCAGCGTGGCGAAAGCAATCGTTCATTGTTTGAAACGCGAGGGAATTTCCCACGTGTTTTGCGTGCCGGGAGAGAGCTATTTGCCGCTGATGGATGCCATTTTCGATGAACCATCGCTTCAACTGATTTCGGCCCGCCATGAAGGCGGGGCTTCGTTTATGGCGGAAGGCTATGCAAAAGCGTCGGGAAAATCGGGAGTTGTGCTGGCGACACGGGGAGTCGGCGGCGCGAATTTGGCGATTGGCGTCCATACGGCAAAGCAAGATTCGACGCCGATGGTCGTGTTTTTAGGGCAGGTGCACAGCCATTTCCGCGGCAGGGAAGGGTTTCAGGAAGTTGATTTAGATCAGTTTTTTCAGCCGATTGCGAAATGGACGGTGGAAATTCGCGAGGCGGAACGAATACCGGAGCTGGTGCAGCGGGCGTTTCGCGTTGCGAAAACAGGCAGGCCGGGACCTGTCGTCATCTCGCTTCCAGAAGATATATTTTTTCAAGATATTGCCGAAGCGGTAATCACGGATGTAGCTGTACCGAGACCTGCCCCAAGCGCAGAGGATGTGCGGGGCGTGCAGGAAATATTGCAAAAGGCGAAACGGCCGGTTGTCATTGCCGGTGGAGGAGTTAAGCAAGCGAAAGCGGAACAGCTATTGCGGTTATTTGCTGAAAAATATTCCATTCCTGTGGCGGCTGCTTTCCGCCGCCATGATGTGTTCCCTAATGACCACCCGCTTTATGTTGGCCATCTTGGATTAGGAACGCCAAAACCGATTATCGAGACGGTAAAACAGGCGGATGCCGTGATCGCCATCGGAACGAGATTATCGGAAGTGACGACACAAGATTATCGCTTGCTGTCGCCGGATCAGGCGCTGATTCATATCGATATCGACAGCGATGTGCTCGGAAAAGTATATCCGCCAGCTGTAGCGCTGGTTGCAGATGGCAAAGAGGCGCTTTCCAAATTGCTGGAAATTGCTGTGCAGCCGTCTTGGCGCGATTGGGCGGCAGCGAGACGGAAACAATATGAGCAAGCATCGACGCTTCCGGCGGAAAAACGGAACTTCAATGAAGCGGTCATCGCCAGCTTGCAACAACATTTGCCAAACGATGCGATTATAACGAATGATGCCGGTAATTTCGCCGGATGGCTCCATACCTTTTTCCAATTTACTGAAAAACAGATGTATATCGGTCCTACTTCCGGCGCGATGGGATATGGCATGCCGGCGGCGGTTGGCGCCAAGCTTGCGTTTCCGGAGCGCATCGTCGTTTCTCTATCAGGAGACGGCGGTTTCATGATGACAATGCAAGAGCTTGAGACCGCTTCCAGATATCATATTCCGATTATTAGCATCGTCTTTAACAATAGCATGTATGGAACCATCCGCATGCATCAAGAGCTTCACTTTCCGAAACGGGTCATCGGGACGGATTTAGGGCATGTATCGTTTGCCGAATTAGCGAAATGTTTCAACGCCAATGGCGTTCGCGTTGAAACAGAAGACCAATTTACTGGAGCGCTCATTCAATCCTTTACCGAAACAAAACCAACGGTAATCGAAGTCATGACAGATCCAAACCAGATTTCCGTGGCCGCGACAATTGATGAGCTGCGAAAGCGCTCGAATTCTCGGTAAACATTTGCATACTAGCCATGATAGTCGATGCATACATTTTTAATAGAAAAAAATAAATCACCGAGGAGGAATCTGGTTTGTGA
Protein-coding regions in this window:
- a CDS encoding thiamine pyrophosphate-binding protein; amino-acid sequence: MKQTIRNISVAKAIVHCLKREGISHVFCVPGESYLPLMDAIFDEPSLQLISARHEGGASFMAEGYAKASGKSGVVLATRGVGGANLAIGVHTAKQDSTPMVVFLGQVHSHFRGREGFQEVDLDQFFQPIAKWTVEIREAERIPELVQRAFRVAKTGRPGPVVISLPEDIFFQDIAEAVITDVAVPRPAPSAEDVRGVQEILQKAKRPVVIAGGGVKQAKAEQLLRLFAEKYSIPVAAAFRRHDVFPNDHPLYVGHLGLGTPKPIIETVKQADAVIAIGTRLSEVTTQDYRLLSPDQALIHIDIDSDVLGKVYPPAVALVADGKEALSKLLEIAVQPSWRDWAAARRKQYEQASTLPAEKRNFNEAVIASLQQHLPNDAIITNDAGNFAGWLHTFFQFTEKQMYIGPTSGAMGYGMPAAVGAKLAFPERIVVSLSGDGGFMMTMQELETASRYHIPIISIVFNNSMYGTIRMHQELHFPKRVIGTDLGHVSFAELAKCFNANGVRVETEDQFTGALIQSFTETKPTVIEVMTDPNQISVAATIDELRKRSNSR